From one Haloferax marinisediminis genomic stretch:
- a CDS encoding Lrp/AsnC family transcriptional regulator, translating into MADHGIDDVDRAILHALQEDARNLSSSDIAERSGTSDSTVRKRIKRLEEKEVIKGYHAAIDYQNSGFPFKMLLFCTAPIPKRGKMIQDILSINGVVSVQELVTGEKNLLVTVVGKNDDDVTPVAQELLDLGLTVADEVLVRTHKTTPFGGFTSGQSEEPE; encoded by the coding sequence ATGGCTGACCACGGCATCGACGACGTGGACCGCGCGATTCTCCACGCCCTGCAGGAAGACGCGCGAAATCTGTCGTCGAGTGACATCGCAGAACGGTCTGGAACGTCCGACAGCACCGTTCGAAAGCGCATCAAGCGCCTCGAAGAGAAGGAAGTTATCAAAGGCTACCACGCCGCGATCGACTACCAGAACTCGGGGTTTCCGTTCAAGATGCTCCTGTTTTGCACCGCACCGATTCCCAAGCGCGGGAAGATGATACAGGACATCTTGTCTATCAACGGTGTCGTCTCCGTCCAGGAACTGGTCACCGGCGAGAAGAACCTCCTCGTCACAGTCGTCGGAAAAAACGACGACGACGTCACGCCGGTCGCACAGGAACTACTCGACCTCGGACTGACCGTCGCCGACGAGGTGCTCGTTCGAACCCACAAGACGACGCCGTTCGGTGGATTCACGAGCGGCCAGTCCGAAGAACCCGAGTAA
- a CDS encoding DUF2309 domain-containing protein, with amino-acid sequence MSTNETIRNTIEQAATSVGSVWPLHSFVTANPLSGFEDRPFNEAVQQAERLFGGRGYPSADVFRAALDTGQIDPETLRTELRAHGYEAEPSALLEHMEAEEVQAPEDDESSPYDAVDAVLTKWLAAFLDEGHATWSMPNRERGFYAAFRSVARHDQSLPDRNAVADLPDDPTEAIEQVVSTYPQEQLTDLFEFHLSRLPGWTGFIKQRAASGGDWQTTYPITLTEYLAVRLVLTDLFDAPLGPSTSEAEPTRPEESPQSDDDVPLPELWLNAWEATYRSQLVDAITEQRQSTAATGGKRAIALEDGGRPDAQLVFCIDTRSEVIRRHIEKTGAYETFGYAGFFGIPMRYEGYDSGVTIDACPPILDAQHYVADTPAEGCDHEHERYDTWANSTSAATNVLKSLKSNASTVFSFVESAGSGYGVALTARTLFPARVNDFLSAVSERVPSHAEFCDPALDYDPNADGDLPHGLSTEEKVEYAATAFELMGWDEFARVVAFVGHASQTANNPFESSLDCGACAGNAGGPSARVLAAICNDDEVRSALHDRGFDIPSDTVFVAGEHNTTTDEVTLFTAPVPESHEDDIEQLRSDLETARAGAAAERTESMDVTEPGIRETERRATDWAETRPEWGLAGNAGFVVGPRSLTEGLDLDGRSFLHSYDWQADESGEALAAIVGGPMVVTQWINMQYYFSTVDNAVFGSGSKITHNPVGNVGVYQGNGGDLMTGLPLQSVMVADDDPQHQPLRLSVVIHAPVERMTTVLAENPAVTELLDNGWLSLTVVDPTQNDTSFEYDGNLTWEADETYDRLDTTDEPEQTEKPTAPPMAADD; translated from the coding sequence ATGAGCACTAACGAAACCATTCGCAACACCATCGAACAGGCTGCAACGAGCGTCGGGTCGGTCTGGCCGCTTCACTCCTTCGTGACGGCGAATCCACTCAGTGGCTTCGAAGACCGCCCGTTCAACGAGGCCGTCCAACAGGCCGAACGACTGTTCGGTGGTCGCGGCTACCCGAGCGCGGACGTGTTCCGCGCAGCGCTCGACACGGGCCAAATCGACCCGGAGACGCTTCGGACCGAACTGCGTGCACACGGATACGAGGCAGAGCCATCGGCCCTCTTGGAACACATGGAAGCCGAGGAGGTACAGGCCCCCGAGGACGACGAATCGAGTCCATACGACGCCGTCGACGCGGTTCTGACGAAGTGGCTCGCTGCCTTCCTCGACGAAGGCCACGCGACGTGGTCGATGCCGAACCGTGAACGTGGGTTCTACGCCGCGTTTCGTTCTGTGGCGCGCCACGACCAGTCGCTCCCGGACCGGAACGCAGTTGCGGACCTTCCAGACGACCCGACCGAGGCTATCGAACAGGTCGTGTCGACGTATCCACAGGAGCAGTTGACCGACCTCTTCGAGTTCCACCTCAGCAGACTTCCGGGGTGGACCGGGTTCATCAAACAGCGGGCCGCCAGCGGTGGAGACTGGCAGACGACGTACCCCATCACGCTCACGGAGTATCTGGCCGTTCGGTTGGTTCTCACCGACCTCTTCGATGCACCACTCGGTCCGTCCACGTCCGAAGCGGAACCGACACGTCCCGAAGAGAGTCCACAGTCCGACGACGACGTTCCGCTTCCGGAACTCTGGTTGAACGCGTGGGAAGCTACGTATCGCTCCCAACTCGTCGACGCGATTACCGAACAGCGCCAGTCGACGGCCGCGACCGGAGGTAAGAGAGCAATCGCTCTCGAAGACGGTGGTCGCCCGGACGCACAACTCGTCTTCTGTATCGACACGCGCTCGGAGGTCATCCGCCGGCACATCGAGAAGACAGGTGCGTACGAGACCTTCGGTTACGCGGGCTTCTTCGGCATTCCGATGCGCTACGAGGGGTACGACTCCGGGGTCACAATCGACGCCTGCCCGCCGATTCTCGATGCCCAACACTACGTCGCCGACACCCCGGCCGAAGGATGTGACCACGAACACGAGCGCTACGACACGTGGGCGAACAGCACGAGTGCTGCCACGAACGTCCTCAAATCGCTCAAATCGAACGCTTCGACCGTGTTTAGCTTCGTCGAGAGCGCTGGGAGTGGCTACGGTGTTGCACTCACCGCACGGACCCTCTTCCCGGCACGTGTGAACGACTTCCTGAGCGCCGTTTCCGAGCGGGTTCCATCCCACGCAGAGTTCTGTGACCCAGCGCTCGACTACGACCCGAACGCCGACGGAGACCTGCCACACGGACTGTCCACCGAGGAGAAAGTCGAGTACGCCGCCACCGCGTTCGAACTGATGGGATGGGACGAGTTCGCGCGCGTCGTCGCGTTCGTCGGCCACGCCAGTCAGACCGCGAACAACCCGTTCGAGTCGAGTCTCGACTGTGGTGCCTGTGCCGGCAACGCCGGTGGCCCGAGTGCTCGTGTCCTCGCGGCCATCTGCAACGACGACGAGGTCAGGTCCGCACTCCACGACCGTGGATTCGACATCCCGTCGGACACCGTCTTCGTCGCTGGCGAACACAACACCACGACTGACGAAGTGACGCTCTTCACCGCGCCCGTCCCGGAGAGCCACGAGGACGACATCGAACAGCTTCGTTCGGACCTCGAAACTGCCCGCGCCGGTGCGGCCGCAGAACGGACCGAGTCGATGGACGTCACCGAACCGGGAATTCGTGAGACCGAACGCCGCGCCACAGACTGGGCCGAGACGCGGCCCGAGTGGGGTCTCGCAGGCAACGCAGGCTTCGTCGTCGGCCCCCGTTCGCTCACCGAGGGGCTCGACCTCGACGGCCGCTCGTTCCTCCACTCGTACGATTGGCAGGCCGACGAATCGGGCGAGGCGCTGGCAGCCATCGTGGGCGGACCGATGGTCGTCACCCAGTGGATAAACATGCAGTACTACTTCTCGACCGTGGACAACGCGGTCTTCGGCAGCGGGTCGAAAATCACGCACAACCCGGTCGGAAACGTCGGCGTCTACCAGGGGAACGGCGGCGACCTGATGACAGGACTGCCGCTCCAGTCGGTCATGGTGGCCGACGACGACCCACAACACCAACCACTGCGCCTCTCGGTCGTGATTCACGCACCGGTCGAACGGATGACCACTGTCCTCGCCGAGAACCCTGCGGTCACGGAACTGCTGGACAACGGCTGGCTCTCGCTGACCGTCGTCGACCCGACACAGAACGACACGTCGTTCGAGTACGACGGGAACCTCACGTGGGAGGCCGACGAGACGTATGACCGCCTCGACACGACCGATGAACCGGAACAGACGGAGAAGCCGACGGCGCCACCGATGGCGGCCGACGACTGA
- a CDS encoding VOC family protein encodes MSGIVFFATQQHDAVVEFYTNRVGADVWLEQPGCTILDFDGFRFGFCDRDYTDDCGILTFVYESRTAVDEMHDALNDVARDEPHENDTYHIYQFFADDPDGRAAEFQMFLD; translated from the coding sequence ATGTCTGGAATCGTCTTCTTCGCCACCCAACAGCACGACGCTGTCGTCGAGTTCTACACGAACCGTGTCGGCGCGGACGTGTGGCTCGAACAACCCGGGTGTACCATCCTCGACTTCGACGGCTTTCGGTTCGGCTTCTGTGACAGAGACTACACGGACGACTGCGGCATCCTCACGTTCGTCTACGAGTCGCGAACGGCCGTCGACGAGATGCACGATGCACTGAACGATGTCGCACGCGACGAACCGCACGAGAACGACACCTACCACATCTACCAGTTCTTCGCCGACGACCCCGACGGCCGCGCCGCCGAGTTTCAGATGTTCCTCGACTAA
- a CDS encoding S1C family serine protease has translation MSTHLDFEGLYRDVIPSVVSVYVGGQRRPGGAGSAFVYDDQHLVTNEHVSRLADSNDSSRVELRFADGSWRVGNVVGSDAYTDLAVVAVDDLPADAAALRLATQNPSPGRPVAALGNPLGLDGSISAGIVSGANRSLPTSNGFAIPDVVQTDAPINPGNSGGPLVGLTADSDDPAYEVVGVNRAKQGDNIGFAVSPVIASRILPDLVTDGHYRHSYLRARTLDVTPSIAEANGLDAPRGVLIVGSSAGDTGDEVLRGCTEKTQFRGWEIPVGGDVIVAIEGNPVRTHEELMRYLITETRPGEPVAVDVLRDGGPMTLVVELDERPSATRDSRGGGSQIPIE, from the coding sequence ATGTCCACCCACCTCGATTTCGAAGGACTGTACCGCGATGTCATCCCGTCGGTCGTCTCTGTCTACGTCGGCGGGCAACGTCGACCCGGCGGTGCCGGGAGTGCGTTCGTATACGACGACCAGCATCTCGTGACGAACGAACACGTCTCCAGACTCGCAGACAGCAACGACTCCAGCCGCGTCGAACTCCGTTTCGCAGACGGGTCGTGGCGCGTCGGCAACGTCGTCGGGTCAGACGCGTACACGGACCTCGCTGTCGTCGCCGTCGACGACTTGCCTGCCGACGCCGCGGCACTTCGACTCGCGACGCAAAACCCATCACCGGGCCGTCCAGTCGCTGCACTCGGCAATCCACTCGGTCTCGATGGCTCGATATCCGCAGGTATCGTCTCCGGTGCGAATCGCTCGCTCCCCACCTCGAACGGGTTCGCAATCCCGGACGTCGTCCAGACGGACGCTCCCATCAACCCCGGGAACTCTGGCGGGCCACTCGTCGGACTCACTGCCGACAGCGACGACCCGGCCTACGAAGTCGTCGGCGTCAACCGTGCGAAACAGGGCGACAACATCGGCTTCGCCGTCTCTCCGGTCATCGCGAGTCGCATCCTCCCAGACCTCGTCACCGATGGGCACTACCGGCACTCGTACCTCCGGGCACGCACCCTCGACGTGACGCCATCTATCGCCGAGGCGAACGGCCTCGACGCCCCTCGCGGCGTCCTCATCGTCGGTTCGTCGGCCGGAGACACTGGCGACGAAGTGCTTCGCGGATGCACCGAGAAGACGCAGTTCCGTGGCTGGGAGATTCCAGTCGGTGGCGACGTCATCGTCGCAATCGAAGGCAACCCGGTGCGCACCCACGAGGAGTTGATGCGCTATCTCATCACCGAGACTCGCCCCGGTGAACCAGTCGCAGTCGACGTCCTCCGCGACGGTGGTCCGATGACGCTCGTCGTCGAACTCGACGAGCGACCATCTGCGACCCGTGACAGCCGCGGCGGCGGGAGCCAGATCCCCATCGAATAA
- a CDS encoding universal stress protein, with protein MYNAVLVPTDGSARSVAAARRAIDLAATYDATLYVLSVIDASDLGLWTAADIPVERVEASLRDAAEAAIDEVTSLAAAADVRCETAIRIGVPHREILDYTDEVGADIVVMATHGRTGLEHAILGSTTERIVRLSEVPVLTVHE; from the coding sequence ATGTACAACGCCGTCCTCGTCCCCACTGATGGGAGTGCCCGCTCCGTCGCTGCTGCCCGCCGTGCAATCGACCTCGCCGCCACCTACGACGCGACGCTTTACGTCCTGTCTGTCATCGACGCCAGTGACCTCGGGTTGTGGACGGCCGCCGACATCCCAGTCGAGCGGGTAGAAGCAAGTCTCCGAGACGCTGCCGAGGCGGCCATCGACGAAGTCACATCACTCGCAGCGGCGGCAGATGTTCGCTGTGAGACTGCCATTCGAATCGGTGTCCCGCATCGAGAGATTCTCGACTACACCGACGAAGTCGGTGCTGATATCGTCGTGATGGCGACACACGGCCGAACTGGCCTCGAACACGCGATTTTGGGGAGTACAACCGAGCGCATCGTCCGCCTCTCAGAGGTTCCAGTACTGACTGTCCACGAGTGA
- a CDS encoding proton-conducting transporter transmembrane domain-containing protein — protein MTDETRLPRVGPLPKTATASPWLPLALTRVVWSLWVVSLVVAMLRLSSSESWSLLGLFSVDGLTVVMWVVVTFFSGIVHSFSRRYMAGDSGLTRFFGNVFTFTLAVMTLVAADSLVVFVALWLTMGLVMANLIGHVDSWQHARTAATHARRSFAASSALLAVSFAVLWWQTGATTVSGVASANITPTGTILFAAAMLLLAAMIQSALLPFHTWLLSSMTAPTPASALMHAGFVNAGGILLLRFAPVVTVDGGFMLAIVVVGATSALLGKLLKTVQTDVKSQLGCSTVGQMGFMFMQAGLGFFGAAITHLILHGFYKAYQFLSSGSSVEQTAPGKKRDLTRSSGLAGVAVTVATALAGGVVFAVITGKGLAFDTGLLLAGLVVLTTMHAARETVRHTELPSFLRYGAVPLVFLPAIAVYASVYTFIEHALVGVPLVTVPTELTPVHLAVAAAFLLAYVVIESGVYLRSTHLYVTLVNATRPASGTIVTTREEYNEH, from the coding sequence ATGACAGACGAGACGAGATTACCCCGGGTCGGACCGCTTCCGAAGACGGCAACAGCGTCGCCATGGCTCCCGCTCGCCCTCACGCGAGTCGTGTGGTCCCTCTGGGTCGTGAGTCTCGTCGTGGCCATGCTCCGGCTCTCGAGTTCCGAGAGCTGGTCGCTGCTCGGACTGTTCTCAGTCGACGGTCTGACTGTCGTGATGTGGGTCGTCGTGACGTTCTTCAGCGGAATCGTCCACAGTTTTTCGCGGCGCTACATGGCCGGAGATAGCGGGCTCACCAGATTCTTCGGCAACGTGTTCACGTTCACGCTCGCCGTGATGACGCTCGTCGCGGCAGATTCACTCGTCGTGTTCGTGGCACTATGGCTGACGATGGGTCTGGTGATGGCCAACCTCATCGGTCACGTCGACTCGTGGCAACACGCGCGCACGGCTGCCACACACGCTCGTCGCTCCTTCGCGGCAAGCAGTGCCTTGCTGGCTGTCTCCTTCGCGGTGTTGTGGTGGCAGACCGGCGCGACGACGGTTTCTGGTGTCGCCTCAGCGAATATCACACCCACTGGGACCATTCTGTTCGCGGCCGCGATGCTCCTGCTGGCGGCGATGATTCAGTCCGCACTGCTCCCGTTCCACACGTGGTTACTCTCGTCGATGACCGCGCCGACGCCCGCGTCGGCACTGATGCACGCCGGGTTCGTCAACGCAGGCGGAATTCTGTTACTCCGGTTCGCACCGGTCGTCACCGTCGACGGTGGCTTCATGCTGGCAATCGTGGTCGTGGGCGCGACGAGTGCCCTCCTCGGGAAGTTGCTGAAGACCGTCCAGACAGACGTCAAGAGTCAACTCGGCTGTTCGACCGTCGGACAGATGGGGTTCATGTTCATGCAAGCTGGACTCGGGTTCTTCGGTGCCGCGATTACACACCTCATCTTGCACGGATTCTACAAAGCGTACCAGTTCCTCTCCTCGGGGAGCAGTGTCGAACAGACGGCACCCGGGAAAAAGCGTGACCTGACTCGGTCCTCGGGGCTTGCTGGTGTCGCCGTGACCGTGGCGACAGCACTCGCAGGTGGCGTCGTGTTCGCCGTCATCACCGGGAAGGGACTGGCGTTCGACACCGGACTGCTACTCGCAGGACTCGTCGTGCTGACCACGATGCACGCCGCCCGTGAGACAGTTCGGCACACAGAACTGCCATCGTTCCTTCGGTACGGTGCGGTTCCGCTGGTGTTCTTGCCAGCAATTGCCGTGTACGCGTCGGTGTACACGTTCATCGAGCACGCGTTGGTCGGGGTTCCGCTCGTCACGGTCCCCACCGAACTGACACCCGTTCACCTCGCCGTCGCCGCGGCGTTCCTCCTCGCGTACGTCGTCATCGAGAGTGGAGTCTACCTCCGCAGCACTCACCTGTACGTGACACTCGTGAACGCGACGCGCCCTGCGTCCGGAACCATCGTGACAACCAGAGAGGAGTACAATGAGCACTAA
- a CDS encoding carbonic anhydrase, with product MSNSVLESLLTGNEYYVEHLDADHFEGVRDVQKPPAVSVGCSDSRVPVEALWNTDEAGKLFKSVNIANQAWTEIDGELVVNDVVGYAVTELGVSDVIILGHTGCGGVTSAYEAVVGDGMKDLPVAVEAAISRLVPLVEEARELGIFSEETPAGEAVNRLVEYAVVRQVEFLVESDEVPETTDCWGFVYDFQHTYGVEDGAAYLVSANGESNPDKLEEMVPAQFRERVRSIR from the coding sequence ATGTCGAACTCGGTACTGGAGTCGCTCCTGACTGGAAACGAATACTACGTCGAACACCTCGACGCAGACCACTTCGAGGGGGTTCGAGACGTGCAAAAACCACCGGCCGTCTCCGTCGGGTGCTCGGACTCTCGCGTGCCAGTCGAAGCGCTCTGGAACACCGACGAAGCGGGAAAACTCTTCAAATCGGTCAACATCGCGAATCAGGCGTGGACCGAAATCGACGGCGAACTCGTCGTCAACGACGTCGTCGGCTACGCTGTCACCGAACTCGGCGTCTCGGATGTCATCATCCTCGGACACACGGGGTGCGGCGGAGTCACGTCGGCCTACGAAGCCGTCGTCGGTGACGGAATGAAAGACCTCCCAGTGGCCGTCGAAGCGGCCATCTCACGACTCGTTCCGTTAGTCGAAGAAGCGCGGGAGTTGGGCATCTTCAGCGAGGAGACGCCAGCAGGCGAGGCCGTCAACCGACTGGTCGAGTATGCAGTCGTCCGACAAGTCGAATTCCTCGTCGAGAGCGACGAAGTGCCCGAGACCACCGACTGTTGGGGCTTCGTCTACGACTTCCAGCACACGTATGGAGTCGAAGACGGTGCGGCGTATCTCGTCTCAGCAAACGGCGAATCGAACCCAGACAAGCTCGAAGAGATGGTTCCCGCGCAGTTCCGAGAACGTGTCCGGTCGATTCGGTGA
- a CDS encoding bifunctional 4-hydroxy-2-oxoglutarate aldolase/2-dehydro-3-deoxy-phosphogluconate aldolase, with product MVTLDVHENMQRLADSGVVAVMRGADADTIIDVADALNEGGVTAYEITADNPDAMDLISEVSASFSDREAIVGAGTVLDAPTANAAIQSGAEFVVGPNFDEGVVETCNRYGTLVAPGIMTPTEAVNAFETGADLVKVFPASSLGPGHLKSMKGPLPQIPMMPTGGVGLDNAADYIEAGAVVVGAGGALMDDEAIANGDFDVITETAREFSQIIDDARQD from the coding sequence ATGGTCACACTCGACGTACACGAGAACATGCAACGACTGGCCGACAGCGGCGTCGTCGCGGTGATGCGTGGGGCGGACGCCGACACCATCATCGACGTCGCCGACGCGCTGAACGAGGGGGGCGTCACCGCCTACGAGATTACGGCCGACAACCCCGACGCGATGGACCTCATCAGCGAAGTGTCGGCATCGTTCTCGGACCGCGAAGCAATCGTCGGTGCGGGAACGGTTCTCGACGCACCGACTGCCAACGCGGCCATCCAGTCCGGTGCAGAGTTCGTCGTCGGTCCGAACTTCGACGAAGGCGTCGTTGAGACGTGCAACCGCTACGGCACGCTCGTCGCACCGGGCATCATGACGCCGACGGAGGCCGTGAACGCCTTCGAAACAGGTGCCGACCTCGTGAAGGTCTTCCCGGCGTCGTCGCTCGGACCGGGCCACCTCAAGAGTATGAAGGGTCCGCTCCCGCAGATTCCGATGATGCCGACCGGCGGCGTCGGCCTCGACAACGCCGCGGACTACATCGAAGCAGGCGCTGTCGTCGTCGGCGCTGGTGGTGCGCTCATGGACGACGAAGCAATCGCCAACGGCGACTTCGACGTCATCACCGAGACGGCCCGCGAGTTCTCGCAGATTATCGACGACGCACGACAGGACTGA
- a CDS encoding PH domain-containing protein yields MTHLSPLSVPYRAAQRSVSIVFALVFIAFTGGTAFGGFLGGLGAVALVGFAVLAIAGYEFAYFQRFEYELTTDTLDIRSGVFSRRNREIPYRRIQNVDISRNVAQRLVGLAAVDLETAGGGGTEGSLRFVTYEEALRIQKEVARLKRGDTAPDAPEPDREVLFELTPRELSIVGVLSFDLRLPGIIFLFGTSIFPVVASFVDVPVPTRGIAAGVVGLVMLALLVAVISWVAGFASAVVNYYGFRLTRVGDELQYERGLIQHYTGSIPIDKLQTLTIEDNPLKRRFGYATLLVETAGYTPGAENGGGGNRARRGSEAAIPLAKRDRVRALVEEIEGVAEPAFERPPRRIRRRYVIRYLLATGALVGALYGVNVVFGGIPWYSPLVLVPVAAVAGVYQWRHRGYALTENHFVTRNGFWKREMRFVPYYRIQTAIETRTIFQRRWRVSTVTADTAGSLSIVGGDAAAVDIEDGDAATLRTELSDRLRDALADRREERRRARQAALGIDVAEPDAERGVADAVVTAEDGHSASESLEEVGPRAEAPSGREAETAPDEAETSSESSSNDVPDEPTAEEEESSWDDTSPGGDESDEEQDDERNGFIWGDPTSTAADEDDADTDEGESADER; encoded by the coding sequence ATGACACATCTCTCGCCCCTCTCGGTCCCGTACCGGGCGGCCCAGCGAAGCGTCAGCATCGTCTTCGCGCTCGTGTTCATCGCGTTCACGGGTGGCACCGCGTTCGGTGGATTCCTCGGTGGCCTCGGGGCAGTTGCACTCGTCGGATTCGCGGTGCTCGCCATCGCAGGATACGAATTCGCCTACTTCCAGCGGTTCGAGTACGAACTCACCACGGATACCCTCGACATTCGGTCGGGCGTCTTCTCGCGTCGCAACCGCGAGATTCCGTACCGACGCATCCAGAACGTCGATATCTCCCGAAACGTCGCCCAGCGACTCGTCGGGCTCGCGGCCGTCGACCTCGAAACCGCCGGTGGCGGTGGAACCGAAGGGAGTCTCCGTTTCGTCACCTACGAAGAGGCACTCCGCATCCAGAAGGAAGTCGCTCGACTGAAGCGCGGCGACACGGCACCGGACGCCCCCGAGCCGGACCGCGAAGTCCTGTTCGAGTTGACTCCTCGCGAACTCAGTATCGTCGGTGTACTCTCGTTCGACCTCCGCTTGCCCGGCATCATCTTCCTGTTCGGAACGAGTATCTTCCCTGTCGTCGCCTCCTTCGTCGACGTTCCCGTCCCCACACGGGGAATCGCTGCAGGCGTCGTCGGTCTCGTGATGCTCGCCCTCCTCGTCGCCGTCATCTCGTGGGTCGCTGGCTTCGCCTCGGCGGTGGTGAACTACTACGGCTTCCGGTTGACTCGCGTCGGCGACGAGCTCCAGTACGAGCGTGGTCTCATCCAGCACTACACCGGGTCGATACCGATCGACAAACTCCAGACGCTCACCATCGAGGACAATCCTCTGAAGCGCCGATTCGGCTACGCGACGCTCCTCGTCGAGACGGCGGGCTACACACCCGGTGCAGAGAATGGGGGCGGAGGGAACCGAGCACGTCGCGGGTCGGAGGCCGCGATTCCACTCGCGAAGCGTGACCGCGTTCGCGCCCTCGTCGAAGAGATAGAAGGCGTCGCCGAACCGGCGTTCGAACGCCCGCCGCGACGGATTCGTCGACGGTACGTCATCCGATATCTGCTGGCAACCGGTGCGCTCGTCGGTGCGCTGTACGGTGTGAACGTCGTCTTCGGTGGAATTCCGTGGTACAGCCCGCTGGTGCTCGTCCCCGTCGCCGCCGTGGCTGGCGTCTACCAGTGGCGTCATCGCGGGTACGCGCTCACGGAGAACCACTTCGTGACGCGAAACGGCTTCTGGAAGCGTGAGATGCGATTCGTCCCGTATTACCGCATCCAGACGGCTATCGAGACGCGGACCATCTTCCAGCGTCGCTGGCGGGTCTCGACCGTCACGGCTGACACCGCTGGAAGTCTCTCCATCGTCGGCGGCGACGCAGCAGCAGTCGACATCGAAGATGGCGACGCCGCGACCCTCCGGACCGAACTCAGTGACCGCCTCCGGGATGCGCTCGCCGACCGGCGCGAAGAGCGACGACGTGCCCGGCAAGCGGCACTCGGCATCGATGTCGCAGAACCGGATGCCGAGAGAGGAGTCGCAGACGCCGTCGTAACTGCGGAAGACGGTCACAGCGCATCTGAATCGCTCGAGGAAGTAGGACCCAGAGCGGAGGCTCCATCGGGTCGGGAAGCCGAAACAGCGCCTGACGAGGCCGAGACCAGTAGTGAATCGTCATCCAACGACGTGCCCGACGAACCAACCGCTGAGGAGGAAGAGTCCTCCTGGGACGACACGTCTCCCGGCGGCGACGAGTCTGACGAGGAGCAGGACGACGAACGTAACGGCTTCATTTGGGGTGACCCAACCTCGACAGCAGCCGACGAGGATGATGCCGATACTGACGAGGGCGAATCTGCGGACGAGCGTTAG
- a CDS encoding CbaC protein translates to MKLTKARALVIIAFSIPVAIELRTVAGFFNIELPLLAVAVIEFLFLGLMFVLYGLYGEGSETAS, encoded by the coding sequence ATGAAACTAACTAAGGCCCGAGCACTGGTCATCATCGCGTTCAGTATCCCAGTCGCCATCGAACTCCGGACCGTGGCAGGGTTCTTCAACATCGAACTCCCGCTGCTCGCAGTGGCAGTCATCGAGTTCCTGTTCCTCGGTCTGATGTTCGTCCTCTACGGGCTGTACGGCGAAGGGTCCGAGACGGCGTCGTAG